AAATAGTATTTCCATCGAAGAAGGTGCCTCCGATCACATTGCCTGCCCCGGAGAGGGCTGTATGGATCTGGGTAAAAGTACTGCCTCCGTTGGAGGAGAAGTGAATGGATCCATAATAGGCAATAATCACCCGTGCTGCATTATTATAGTCGGCCGAAATATGAAATGTTTCTTCCGATGGATCCGGATTTCCGGGCAAGGGATTCCAGGTTCCGCCTCCGTCTGTACTCTTCATAGGTACGATCTGGTTGTTCGCGTAGGAAACAGAATATCGGTCACCGGCAGCCGTAAAGGCAACCCTGGAATTGTGTCCTCCTATCAATTCCGTAAAATTCACCTGGTCATACGACTGCCCGAAGTTGGTAGTGTGAAATAATTCTCCCATATCGCAGGATACATAATATTCATTGCTGTTGGCAGGGTTGATGCTCAGAGAGAACAACGCCCCACCACCTCCTGTCCCCCTTGACTGCCAAACCAGGGGCTGCGCGTAAAGAAAACAGGGGAGAAGAGGAGCTAGAAGTACGCAGAATAAGTATCTCATAGAAGTTATTTTATATTTTCAATCAATAATTTCAATCCTGTTATTGTCTCTCATCTCCCGGATAAGCTCCAGTACCATTTGCTCATCGAATTCCCGGCATCGTTCCATAACGTCACTTAGTTTCCGTATGCCTTCGCTGTTCAGCTTTTTCAGCCGGTCCTCAATGGTGCGTTGATTTGCCGTATTCCCGGAAGCGGCTTGTTTTTGGCACACATCACATTTACCGCAGTCACGTGTGTCAGTTTCTCCGAAGTATTCCAGGAGCAGGCGGCTTCTGCATCGGGCGCCGGATCGTACATAATGAAGCATGAAATCAAGTCGTGCCCGGGCGCGTTCCTTACGTATACGAAGAAATTCAGGACGTATAGAGAGTTCCTTCGCATCCATCCGGGGAACCAGGAAGGTAATCCTGGGTTCGCCGCTCTGCGGTGTGTAGGCAATCATTTTTTGCCGGTCAAGGTGTTCCAGCATTTTTACTGCCTCAGACCAGGTGATATTGGCCCGGCGTGCGAGAGCTTCTTCACTGATCTTTACAGGAAAATCGAATAATCCACTATATGATCGCAGCAATAATTTCAAAAATTCCGCAGCCCGATGGTCTCCGGCCTGGAATGAATAAATATCGGCACGGGAAGCAATCACCATAGCAGTCGAGGGGTGCAGATAACTTTCGCTGAGTTCTATCCATCCTTCTCTTCGGAAGAGATTCAGGGCATGATATACCATCACGGCGCGGAAACCGAAGCGATTGCAGAATTCTTCGATATGCAATACGAGCTCCAGCCCTTCACCGCTTCCGACAGGGATCTGATAATAATGAGCAAGCGACTGATAAACAGACTGAAGTTCTTCCCTGGAAGGAAAAGAAGATTCAAACTGCTGTTCCAGTTCTAGCAGATCGCCTTTGTTCCATAGCAGCACTGCAACGCTTTCCCGTTCATCACGTCCGGCACGTCCGGCTTCCTGAAAATACCCTTCCGGGTTTTCCGGAACATCAGCATGTATCACAAACCTGACATCCGGTTTGTCGATTCCCATGCCGAAGGCATTTGTACAAACGATCACCCGGGTTCGGTTATGGATCCAGTCTTCCTGCTTTTTTTCCCTGACTGCGGGCTCCAACCCGGCATGATAATGGTCTGCCGTAATTCCCCTCGCTCGAAGGAATGCGGAGCATTCTTCCGTGCGCTTCCGGCTGCGCATATAGATGATTCCTGTGCCTTTGAAATATTCACAAATTCGGAATAAGCGTTCCGGTTTATCTTCTTCCTCCCTCACGCGGTACGTAAGGTTCGCACGTTCAAAGCTCTTCCTGATTATATTGGGCTTGGTAAAGCCAAGTTGATTCATGATATCGGTTACTACCTCTCGTGTGGCCGTTGCAGTCAGCGCCAGTACAGGCACCTGAGGCAGGATATCCCTTATCTCCGCAATCCCGAGATAAGCCGGACGAAAGTCGTATCCCCACTGTGAAATACAATGTGCTTCATCTACGGCCAGTAATTGTACGTTGAGGTGAGGAATACGCTCACGGAAGCGGGCTGTGAACAATCGTTCCGGTGAAACATAAATAAAACGATACTGCCCCTGCACTGCATTCTCGAGTACAACATTCAGCATCCGCCTGTCCATGGAGGAGGTAATAGCAACGGCGGAAATATTTTTCTTCTGCAGGTTTTCCACCTGATCTTTCATTAAGGCAATGAGGGGGGAAATAACAAGGGTGGTTCCTTTCAGCAGCAGGCCCGGAACCTGATAGCAAACGGATTTACCGCCCCCTGTTGGCAGCAGCGCAAGGCAATCGCGGCGTTCAAGCACTTCGCGGATAATTTCCTCCTGAAGCGGACGAAACCGGGGGTATCCCCAATATTGATGCAGTATTTCGGCCGGAACCGGCATGTACCCGAAGATACGTATTTCATAAAAAGCGTCTTTCCTGATTTTCTTTTTATCTTGCCGACGTGAGTCCGCATATTCATTTGATCGCTATCGGGGGTGCGGCGATGCATAATCTGGCACTCGCGCTGCACGAAAAAGGATTCAGGATCACCGGGTCGGATGATGAGATATTTGAACCCTCTCTTTCGCGGCTTAAATCCAGAGGGTTACTCCCTTCTTCCATCGGGTGGGATCCGTCCCGGATATCAGAAGAAATTGATGCGGTCATACTGGGAATGCATGCCCGCGCAGACAATCCTGAATTGCTTCGGGCGAAGGCACTTGGATTGAAGATATTCTCTTATCCGGAATACCTCTATGAGCAAAGCCGTGACAAAAAACGGGTGGTAATTGGCGGCAGCCATGGAAAAACTACTATCACCTCCATGATATTGCACGTGCTTCGTACGCTGCACAAGGATTTTGATTATATGGTGGGCGCACAGGTGGAGGGCTTTCAAACGATGGTACGACTTAGCCGCGAAGCTCCTGTGATCATACTTGAAGGAGACGAGTACCTCTCTTCTCCGATTGATCGCCGCCCGAAATTTCACCTGTACCGTCCCCATCTTGCCATCCTGAGCGGAATCGCGTGGGACCATATCAATGTGTTCCCGACTTTTGGAGAATATGTAGAGCAATTCAGGATGTTTATCCGGACGATAATGCCCGGTGGAACAGTGTATTATTGTGCTAAAGACGAAGAGTTAAATAGGTTGTGTGCGGAATCGTTTCCCGGCATCAAGCTCACCCCATATGGAATACCGGATCATCAGGTGGTGAATGGTGTAACGGTGCTGCGTTCAGGAAAGAATGTCTATCCCCTTCAGGTTTTCGGAGAACACAATCTGATGAATCTGGAGGCTGCTAAAAGAGTTTGCCTTGAGCTTGGAATAGAAGAAGATGCTTTTCTGCATGCCATGTCGGGCTTTAAGGGGGCGGCAAAACGTCTGGAACCTGTTGCGATCACAGAGCGGGCGGTGTTTTATAAGGATTTTGCTCATTCTCCCAGTAAATTAAAAGCAACTGTAACTGCCATGAAAGCACAATGGCCGGATCGTCCGTTGCTGGCCTGCATGGAACTGCACACCTTTTCCTCCTTGAACGAGGCATTTCTTTCAGAGTATAAAAACAGCATGGACGAAGCAGATACTGCTGTTGTTTATTTTAATCCGCATACAATTGAACACAAGAAACTCTCGCCAGTCACTCCGGAGCAGGTGCGCTCGGCCTTCGGACGCAATGATTTAGAGGTTTATACGGAGAGCAGGGCGTTGCTGAAGCGTCTTCGTTCCTGCGGTAAATTCGGAGCAGGCGGAACAACGAATTTACTGATGATGACTTCCGGAAATTTTGACGGAGTGGATTTTGCGGCGCTGGGGAGGGAACTCTTTAGCGCTGTTTGAGCAGGAAGAAAGATATTGCGGCAATAACAGCGCCGATCACTACCTGAAAAACAATATTCTGAACGATACCGCTGATCGTATTCCCCACTTTGGCGTACTCGGTCTTCTGGATGCTTACCATGTCCTCCACCTTCTTCATCGCCCGTTCATTCCCCGGATCAATGGCGAAGGCTTCTATATAATTCTGGATGGCGAGGGAGTAGATCTGTTTATCAAAAGCGCTGTCTCCGGCCGTCAGTACTCTTTCCAGGCGTTTTGCCTTTCCGGCGGAATCCGCAGGTACCTTCACTTCATTCTTTCGTACTTCAATATAGTCGTACATGTCATTCTTCAGGGTTTCCGGATCCCGCATCGACCAAAGAAAAAAGGTAGTGCAGCCATATACGACGGCACCTGCCAGGGAAGTAATGACGCCGGCCCGGATGGCAGATTTGAAATCGAAAGCATTGCCGCTATTTCTCTCTTTATTCACAGCAAGGAAAATGCAAAGAATGGTAACTGTGAGCGGAATGAACTGAAGTACCATAAAAAAGGTAGAAGGCTTCAGGTCAGAAAAATAAATAAAGAGGGAGAGGGCAGAGTTAATACCGCCGGCAATAAGTCCGAATTTGAGAGGACGGTTCATCAGCTATTCATTGAAACGAGGAATTCCTCATTGCTCTTTGTGTTTTTCATGTGATCCCTGATAAAATCCATGGCTTCGATCGGGTTCATATCGGCCAGATGATTACGAAGAACCCAAATACGCTGAAGAATTTCCTTTTTCACCATGAGATCGTCGCGGCGGGTAGAGGAGGAGACAATGTCAATAGCCGGGAATATGCGCTTGTTGGCAAGTTTACGGTCCAGCTGCATTTCTGAATTACCGGTTCCTTTGAATTCCTCAAAAATAACCTCGTCCATTTTGGATCCTGTTTCGGTAAGCGCCGTGGCCAGAATCGTGAGCGACCCTCCCTTCTCAATTTTTCGTGCGGAACCGAAAAACCGCTTCGGTCGGTGGAGGGCGTTGGCATCCACTCCTCCGGAGAGTACTTTTCCTGATGCGGGCTGTACGGTATTATATGCGCGGGCCAAACGGGTAATGGAATCAAGCAGAATCACCACATCGTGTCCGCACTCTACCATGCGCTTAGCCTTTTCTAAAGTGATATTGGCAATCCGAACATGACGGTCTGCAGGTTCGTCAAATGTAGAAGATATCACTTCCGCCTTCACGCTGCGTGCCATATCCGTGACTTCTTCCGGACGCTCGTCGATCAGCAGGATCATCAGGTAGGCTTCCGGGTGATTATCGGCAATCGCGTTTGCCACGTCTTTGAGCAGCACCGTTTTACCGGTTTTAGGCTGTGCTACGATCAGCGCTCGCTGACCCTTCCCAATGGGTGTAAACAGGTCAACGATACGGGTAGAGAAGTTTTCCTGCGGGTGCCCCGTAAGATTGAACTTCTCGTAGGGAAATAAGGGAGTCAGGTGTTCAAAGGGAACACGGTCGCGGACGTACTCCGGACTTCGCCCGTTAATCTGATCCACTCTTACGAGCGGGAAGTATTTCTCACCTTCACGGGGCGGCCGTACTGTTCCTAGTACAGAATCCCCTGTTTTCAAACCAAAAAGCTTAATCTGCGATTGAGATACGTAGATATCGTCCGGCGAACTCAGGTAGTTGTAATCCGCGGAGCGAAGAAATCCATAACCGTCAGGCATCATCTCCAGTACTCCTTCCGCTGATACAATATTGTCAAAATTGTAAGGTTCAGGCTTCTTCTCAAAACGCTGCTGGTTGGAATGCTGATGTTGATGCTGCTGCTGTTGTTGTTGTGGCTTTTGCTCTTGCGCAGAAGTAGTGGTCTGAACAAAAGCCGGAAGTTCGCCTGTTGTGCTGTCTTTTGATGGCTCGGTAATAGCCATTGGCTCTTCCGCTTCTTCGGTTTTTTTGCTCTTAGCAGGTCCGGCCTTGTCAAGTGTTTGCTTTTCAAGAATCTTTGTGATTATCTCACCCTTTTTCATTCCTTCGCTCGATACGCCAAGCTTTTTTGCGATCTCCTTGATCTCGGCAACGAGTTTTCCGTTTAATTCAATGGCATCGTACATAATAAATGGATTGGTTCAGTTTAGTTTACCTGTGATCAGGCGATAAAGCAGGGTCGGGGGGGATAAATCAGGATAGGAAATGTCCGGATCGGACGGAAGGTTATTGCATTAAACTTGTTGAGAAATAATAAGGGGAATGCTATCGGGAAACAAAGATAGGAATATTTTTAATATCCAAACCGCAGAATGGAGGCCGTCAAAAAATTGTCTATCAGGGGGTTAATGCTTTTTTTGGCAGTGATTTCCCTTGCTTTTCCGGGTTCGGGTGAGCTTTCTGTGCTGAAAAAGGAGCTGAATGCTTTGAAAAATGACCCGGAGATGAAGGGCGGCACAATTTCTTTTGCGCTGATGGATATCCGGCAGGATAGTTTTATTCTTGATATGAGCCGGGATCAGTTGATGACACCGGCCAGCGCACTGAAATTGTTTGTATGTGCCGCAGCGTTGGATAAAATGGGCCCTGCTCATCGTTTTAACACCGCTGTTGCGTATTCCGGACAGTTCGATGCGCTGACCGGTGTGCTCACCGGTGATTTGATTATACGCGGAAGCGGTGATCCTACCACCGGCTCCCGCTACCTGAACCCCGGTGGAATTAAGGCGTTACAGAACTGGATCGATCAGGTGACCCGGTTCGGGATCAAAGAGATCACGGGGAAGGTAATTGCTGATGGAAGTGTTTTGGAAGATTCTCTGGCGCCGGCATCCTGGCCGGAGAGCGATGTGGGAAATTATTACGGAGCAGGTGCGGCCGGCCTGAATTATCTGGATAATTCCTACACATTGTTCTTTCAGACTTTTAAAACCGGGACAGCTGCAAAATTTCTTTATGCCGACCCTCTTGTTCCCGGAATGTCTTTCTACTCTGAAGTAACAGCACAAGGTACCAGTGACAAAGCATTTATTTATGGCCGGGAGTATACATATAAGCGGATGATAAGAGGTACCCTTCCTCCGGAGAAAAAACTGTTCGGCGTCCGTGGATCACTACCCGATCCGGCGGAATACCTGGCCTATGTATGTGACTCTCTGTTCCGAAAGGCAGGAATCAAAACTGGCGGGTATGGAACCCACAGAACATGTAAAGTGAATGAACCGGGAAAGGAGATTTTTGTTCACCGCTCCGCACCGCTTGATACGATCGTAATGATTACCCTTAGGGCAAGCCATAACATGTTCGCGGAAGCTTTACTGAAATCGCTTTCTGTAACAAAGGAGCGACAGGGAAGCAGAGTAGGCGGATTGCGGGTAATCAAAGAATGGATGAAGAAAAACGGGATAGATACCGTTGGCTTTTTTCCGCTCGACGGAAGTGGACTCAGTCCCGGGAACCGGGTATCTGCATCTCATTTTTGCCGCATGCTCTCCTCATTCGCGAAATCACCGGCTTACGATGCTATCTTCAAAGGCCTCAAACTCTCTAATGGATCTGTGTATTCAAAGTCAGGTTATATCTCTGGTGTAAGAAGCTATGCCGGCTATGTTCGGTCCGGTTCAGGAAAAACGTACTCCTTTGCGCTGATGATCAATGGTTATGACTTTGCTCCGGGTGTAGCGCGAAAGAAACTGGAAGCGATTCTCGCAGTGCTCGGATCTCTTTGAGAAAAGCAGAATCAGATATGCGTACGAAAAATCAGTTAAGTTTAGCGGGAACCACCAGCTCAAACTCCGGAATCTCTACCCGGAATTGCAGTTTATCTGCCTGCCTTTCCATTATATAATAACCGGACATCTTACCCAATTCTGTCGTAAGATTGGAAGCCGACTCATATTCGTAAATGTCACCCGGCATCAGCACAGGCTGTTGCCCAACCACGCCATCGCCTTCCACTTCTCTCCGTTCGGATGAACTATCAAAGATGAACCAGTGACGGCGGAGTAATTTCACCGTGTATTCGGAATTGTTTTCTATGGTAATCCGGTAGGTAAACAGGAAGTGGCCCTGGTCAGGTTTTGAGTAAA
This is a stretch of genomic DNA from Bacteroidia bacterium. It encodes these proteins:
- the dacB gene encoding D-alanyl-D-alanine carboxypeptidase/D-alanyl-D-alanine-endopeptidase; translation: MAVISLAFPGSGELSVLKKELNALKNDPEMKGGTISFALMDIRQDSFILDMSRDQLMTPASALKLFVCAAALDKMGPAHRFNTAVAYSGQFDALTGVLTGDLIIRGSGDPTTGSRYLNPGGIKALQNWIDQVTRFGIKEITGKVIADGSVLEDSLAPASWPESDVGNYYGAGAAGLNYLDNSYTLFFQTFKTGTAAKFLYADPLVPGMSFYSEVTAQGTSDKAFIYGREYTYKRMIRGTLPPEKKLFGVRGSLPDPAEYLAYVCDSLFRKAGIKTGGYGTHRTCKVNEPGKEIFVHRSAPLDTIVMITLRASHNMFAEALLKSLSVTKERQGSRVGGLRVIKEWMKKNGIDTVGFFPLDGSGLSPGNRVSASHFCRMLSSFAKSPAYDAIFKGLKLSNGSVYSKSGYISGVRSYAGYVRSGSGKTYSFALMINGYDFAPGVARKKLEAILAVLGSL
- the rho gene encoding transcription termination factor Rho; its protein translation is MYDAIELNGKLVAEIKEIAKKLGVSSEGMKKGEIITKILEKQTLDKAGPAKSKKTEEAEEPMAITEPSKDSTTGELPAFVQTTTSAQEQKPQQQQQQHQHQHSNQQRFEKKPEPYNFDNIVSAEGVLEMMPDGYGFLRSADYNYLSSPDDIYVSQSQIKLFGLKTGDSVLGTVRPPREGEKYFPLVRVDQINGRSPEYVRDRVPFEHLTPLFPYEKFNLTGHPQENFSTRIVDLFTPIGKGQRALIVAQPKTGKTVLLKDVANAIADNHPEAYLMILLIDERPEEVTDMARSVKAEVISSTFDEPADRHVRIANITLEKAKRMVECGHDVVILLDSITRLARAYNTVQPASGKVLSGGVDANALHRPKRFFGSARKIEKGGSLTILATALTETGSKMDEVIFEEFKGTGNSEMQLDRKLANKRIFPAIDIVSSSTRRDDLMVKKEILQRIWVLRNHLADMNPIEAMDFIRDHMKNTKSNEEFLVSMNS
- a CDS encoding peptidoglycan synthetase; protein product: MHNLALALHEKGFRITGSDDEIFEPSLSRLKSRGLLPSSIGWDPSRISEEIDAVILGMHARADNPELLRAKALGLKIFSYPEYLYEQSRDKKRVVIGGSHGKTTITSMILHVLRTLHKDFDYMVGAQVEGFQTMVRLSREAPVIILEGDEYLSSPIDRRPKFHLYRPHLAILSGIAWDHINVFPTFGEYVEQFRMFIRTIMPGGTVYYCAKDEELNRLCAESFPGIKLTPYGIPDHQVVNGVTVLRSGKNVYPLQVFGEHNLMNLEAAKRVCLELGIEEDAFLHAMSGFKGAAKRLEPVAITERAVFYKDFAHSPSKLKATVTAMKAQWPDRPLLACMELHTFSSLNEAFLSEYKNSMDEADTAVVYFNPHTIEHKKLSPVTPEQVRSAFGRNDLEVYTESRALLKRLRSCGKFGAGGTTNLLMMTSGNFDGVDFAALGRELFSAV
- a CDS encoding DUF4199 domain-containing protein produces the protein MNRPLKFGLIAGGINSALSLFIYFSDLKPSTFFMVLQFIPLTVTILCIFLAVNKERNSGNAFDFKSAIRAGVITSLAGAVVYGCTTFFLWSMRDPETLKNDMYDYIEVRKNEVKVPADSAGKAKRLERVLTAGDSAFDKQIYSLAIQNYIEAFAIDPGNERAMKKVEDMVSIQKTEYAKVGNTISGIVQNIVFQVVIGAVIAAISFFLLKQR
- the apaG gene encoding Co2+/Mg2+ efflux protein ApaG, with product MVTSVTKGIRIVVRTQYQDLYSKPDQGHFLFTYRITIENNSEYTVKLLRRHWFIFDSSSERREVEGDGVVGQQPVLMPGDIYEYESASNLTTELGKMSGYYIMERQADKLQFRVEIPEFELVVPAKLN
- a CDS encoding RecQ family ATP-dependent DNA helicase, with amino-acid sequence MPVPAEILHQYWGYPRFRPLQEEIIREVLERRDCLALLPTGGGKSVCYQVPGLLLKGTTLVISPLIALMKDQVENLQKKNISAVAITSSMDRRMLNVVLENAVQGQYRFIYVSPERLFTARFRERIPHLNVQLLAVDEAHCISQWGYDFRPAYLGIAEIRDILPQVPVLALTATATREVVTDIMNQLGFTKPNIIRKSFERANLTYRVREEEDKPERLFRICEYFKGTGIIYMRSRKRTEECSAFLRARGITADHYHAGLEPAVREKKQEDWIHNRTRVIVCTNAFGMGIDKPDVRFVIHADVPENPEGYFQEAGRAGRDERESVAVLLWNKGDLLELEQQFESSFPSREELQSVYQSLAHYYQIPVGSGEGLELVLHIEEFCNRFGFRAVMVYHALNLFRREGWIELSESYLHPSTAMVIASRADIYSFQAGDHRAAEFLKLLLRSYSGLFDFPVKISEEALARRANITWSEAVKMLEHLDRQKMIAYTPQSGEPRITFLVPRMDAKELSIRPEFLRIRKERARARLDFMLHYVRSGARCRSRLLLEYFGETDTRDCGKCDVCQKQAASGNTANQRTIEDRLKKLNSEGIRKLSDVMERCREFDEQMVLELIREMRDNNRIEIID